One Vibrio penaeicida DNA segment encodes these proteins:
- a CDS encoding FimV/HubP family polar landmark protein, with the protein MHHFFKRLLTPLLLMVSTQIPVATADTIRVIGSNGEVSDSPRFAEQIRQPAAQGQPSLFYGPTRGNETLWGIATALRPANSLTVQQTLLAIYRLNPQAFEDQNIHSLIPGSTLRIPSLQQVQSESTANAVRIMSAHQARLDGQNNNQTAQPVVRPRPAAAQPKPAEPKIEVPKETVSTQPKPEMVKEEPKAEPMVDPKPAMKDNGQVNELKEQLDMSESELSSLEEKNHQLRLMLSEVQNEVETLKDELGDENRIRDEVQKLLDAEKMKQLESQQNAPTLMERIVGNPLLLGALALVPGLLIGLLVVMLLSRRKEPEAEEEVQEQTQAEIPPVPANEDEEIDEINLDDDLIGDIEDEELSLDDELFGDESEVAFSDESLEEGDKDKESDDVFGDLNDEDLDFNLDDEGDDPFASIGEDGELDTDLTDIESSATGISVDADEQALGLEEMERALDEIEPEIEEDTSGDETEEFDLSGDDELSNDDIDALFSSDGPEEDLGADELDQSTLDDLFSGIDDTETDDDLDFGTLLSTSESSEDSGDAATDGIDLESELGEDAFNELLSEGTDDIGDGDSDLLDDMLEAGTDLDSSSTDLLDDVLDADDSELNLEPDALLDEALEQDEISSDAADDILAEFDLSADSTDLLDDVIDGPSEDTEQLDPESTDLLDTLLDESDSSDTPESLDENSTDLLDDFIDDDSKTSIDADSTDLLDSVLEESDEDDFDLDIPESLDEDSTDLLDDVLEESKASVDPESTDLLDELVEEDSSVESEFDADDFDLGSDTPDDTIAPSETQGGDFDFDFESESHLDDDEAEQAEVEDPATEAPEENAFEQELENAFEQEPLEQESSEHTSTDEIATADTIDEVSEEDESKVALEQIEPEIDDQEPVDQELADPEIEATDTTSADETESNTESATPEEFPAQPIQDAETAFSLKGHDDEPLDVLMGETREEPEFTDANIGELDESALKSDVDSISEDGEPVEDWQEEAFSGEVSNDEDAPDLPDIGELPQNESAPEDNVSNTSEEEIESEEPLLEEPSLEESSIDTEETSNEELSIDESTIEPGLEPDISQAQSEDIDITSDESVDSSETDLSSEEPEPEPEPEPEPEPEPEPEPEPEPEPEPEPEPEPEPEPEPEPEPEPEPEPEPEPEPEPEPEPEPEPEPEPEPEPEPEPEPEPEPEPEPEPEPELDMPKSVPNEFGTPQNEDWDFDDTDLSGLEELSDTPDSTDDLGLNELDDNDLVADLDTTESEPSVPDAAEPEVADVEASEPEISESEDAESVESEIAEELDEPDAIELDDADLGEFDESAALDAMADEPAPLPEDLDATEPVLETAEPEAADVETSELEIAESEAIEPVASEIAEELDEPDAIELDDADLGEFDESAALDAMAEEPAPLPEDLDATEPVLETAEPEGADVEASEPEITEPEAIEPVESEIAEELDEPDAIELDDADLGEFDESAALDAMADEPEPLTEDLDATEPVLETVEPEVADDETSEPEISEPEAAEPVESEVAEELEEPDAIELDDADLGEFDESAALDAMADEPEPLPEDLDASEPVLETAEPEVADDETSEPEISEPEAAEPVESEVAEELEEPDAIELDDADLGEFDESAALDAMADEPEAIEPVESEIAEELDEPDAIELDDADLGEFDESAALDAMTGEPAPLPEDLDVSDIAGDTVDSADSIELDDADLGEFDESAAMEALTDEPLSIQEALNPVDDDIAAEIEAEEAARVEEASASDHELEEPNSQNQLDVSPPTDTSIELDDSEFEGLDESSVSETQPDEARSLQEALNPVDDDIAAEIDAEEAARVEDVSLTDEELGEFDESAAFDAMEDELEPLDSLEPEPVSEDSIELDDSDLGEYDEAAALQDAFDLSSSEDSSTPLADEDLAQFDESATMATLLSEPEGDLVERFDQPLDSKVVDSAGMDIDAMLDTGEDWNGFNLTPEQQASISEDVPEEEKEVWGTAEALQDPEVREEDWENQPDLSSEKEADQKFMSVDELMAQVEKEEAESGDKPDPDAEALELSVGLDEFPDVLGEVEPFDVDDNSEAAGKLDLAKIYVEMNDNEGAIKLLEEAIVYGDDDVRREAKSLIDKLNE; encoded by the coding sequence ATGCATCATTTTTTCAAGCGTTTGTTAACGCCCTTGCTTCTGATGGTCTCGACTCAAATTCCAGTGGCTACCGCTGATACCATCAGAGTTATTGGTTCCAACGGAGAGGTTTCAGACTCCCCACGCTTTGCTGAGCAGATCCGACAACCTGCCGCTCAGGGGCAACCCTCTTTGTTCTATGGTCCAACACGGGGAAACGAAACCCTGTGGGGTATCGCTACGGCTTTAAGACCAGCAAATAGCCTTACAGTTCAACAAACTTTGCTTGCGATTTATCGTCTTAATCCCCAAGCGTTTGAAGACCAAAATATCCATAGCCTGATTCCAGGTAGTACTCTTCGTATACCTTCGTTACAGCAAGTCCAATCTGAAAGCACTGCCAATGCAGTAAGAATTATGTCTGCTCACCAAGCTCGACTTGATGGGCAAAATAATAATCAAACAGCACAGCCTGTTGTAAGGCCTCGACCAGCGGCGGCACAGCCAAAGCCTGCTGAGCCGAAAATAGAAGTGCCGAAAGAAACCGTATCGACTCAGCCCAAACCTGAAATGGTGAAGGAAGAACCAAAAGCTGAGCCGATGGTTGATCCTAAACCTGCGATGAAAGATAACGGTCAAGTGAATGAGCTGAAAGAACAGCTCGATATGTCCGAAAGTGAACTTTCGTCGCTCGAAGAAAAGAACCACCAACTTCGCTTAATGCTTTCTGAAGTTCAAAATGAGGTAGAAACTCTCAAAGATGAACTAGGCGATGAAAATCGCATTAGAGATGAAGTTCAAAAGCTGCTTGATGCTGAAAAAATGAAGCAGCTAGAAAGCCAGCAAAATGCGCCGACGTTGATGGAAAGAATTGTCGGCAACCCATTATTGCTAGGCGCATTGGCGTTGGTCCCAGGCCTATTGATTGGTTTACTGGTCGTTATGCTTCTTAGCAGGCGAAAAGAACCTGAAGCGGAAGAAGAAGTTCAAGAACAAACTCAAGCAGAAATCCCACCAGTTCCTGCTAATGAAGACGAAGAAATTGATGAGATAAATCTGGATGATGACCTCATTGGTGATATTGAAGATGAAGAGCTATCTCTGGACGACGAGTTGTTTGGGGATGAGTCTGAAGTCGCGTTCTCTGACGAATCATTGGAAGAAGGCGACAAAGACAAAGAATCCGATGATGTCTTTGGCGACCTGAATGATGAAGACCTTGATTTTAATCTTGACGATGAAGGTGATGACCCATTCGCGAGTATCGGAGAAGATGGTGAGCTCGATACCGACTTAACGGATATTGAATCCAGCGCCACAGGAATCAGCGTTGATGCTGACGAACAAGCGCTCGGTCTCGAGGAAATGGAGCGAGCTCTTGATGAGATCGAACCTGAAATCGAAGAAGATACCTCAGGGGATGAGACAGAAGAGTTCGACCTCTCAGGCGATGACGAGCTATCCAATGATGATATTGATGCGCTGTTTAGTTCCGATGGACCAGAAGAGGACTTAGGTGCTGACGAGCTTGATCAGTCCACGTTAGACGATTTGTTTTCCGGTATAGATGACACCGAAACCGACGATGACTTGGATTTTGGAACTCTACTATCTACTAGTGAAAGCAGCGAAGATTCAGGCGATGCAGCGACCGATGGAATCGATCTTGAATCGGAACTGGGTGAAGATGCGTTTAACGAATTATTGAGTGAGGGAACCGACGATATTGGCGATGGAGACTCTGACCTTCTCGATGATATGTTGGAAGCAGGCACTGACTTAGATTCAAGTAGCACAGATTTACTAGATGACGTTTTAGATGCCGATGATTCCGAACTGAATTTAGAACCTGATGCACTCCTCGATGAAGCGCTAGAACAAGATGAAATAAGCAGCGATGCTGCTGACGATATCCTTGCTGAGTTCGATTTAAGTGCAGACAGCACTGACTTACTTGATGACGTTATTGATGGTCCGTCAGAAGACACAGAGCAATTGGATCCTGAGTCAACAGATCTATTAGACACTTTGTTGGACGAGTCGGATTCAAGTGACACCCCCGAATCGCTAGATGAAAATAGTACAGACCTTCTAGATGATTTTATTGACGACGACTCTAAAACCTCTATTGATGCGGATAGCACAGATCTTCTTGATAGCGTGCTTGAAGAATCAGATGAAGATGACTTTGATCTCGATATTCCGGAGTCGTTGGATGAAGACAGTACAGACCTGTTAGACGATGTTTTAGAGGAATCAAAGGCAAGCGTTGATCCAGAAAGTACCGATCTACTCGATGAATTAGTTGAAGAAGATTCATCCGTAGAAAGCGAGTTTGATGCGGATGATTTCGACCTAGGTTCTGATACACCAGATGACACAATTGCTCCATCTGAAACTCAGGGTGGCGACTTTGATTTTGATTTCGAGTCTGAAAGCCATCTAGATGATGACGAAGCTGAGCAGGCTGAGGTCGAAGATCCGGCAACAGAAGCACCAGAAGAGAACGCATTTGAGCAGGAACTTGAAAATGCGTTCGAACAAGAACCGTTAGAACAGGAATCCTCAGAACATACGAGTACTGATGAAATAGCGACCGCTGATACTATTGATGAAGTATCGGAAGAGGACGAATCAAAGGTAGCTCTGGAACAGATCGAGCCTGAAATTGATGACCAAGAGCCAGTTGATCAAGAGCTAGCTGATCCAGAGATTGAAGCCACTGATACAACTTCAGCTGACGAAACGGAGTCAAACACAGAATCAGCAACTCCTGAAGAATTTCCTGCTCAGCCAATACAAGACGCAGAAACAGCGTTTTCATTGAAAGGCCACGATGACGAGCCCCTCGATGTTTTAATGGGTGAAACTCGTGAAGAACCTGAATTCACCGATGCAAATATTGGTGAACTCGATGAAAGTGCACTGAAATCGGATGTCGATTCAATATCTGAAGACGGTGAACCTGTTGAAGATTGGCAAGAAGAAGCATTCTCAGGCGAAGTCAGTAATGACGAAGATGCACCAGATTTACCTGATATTGGCGAACTCCCTCAGAACGAAAGTGCACCTGAAGATAACGTTTCAAACACTTCTGAAGAAGAGATTGAGTCAGAAGAACCTTTACTAGAAGAGCCGTCGTTAGAAGAATCTTCTATAGATACCGAAGAAACTTCAAATGAAGAACTTTCGATTGACGAATCGACCATAGAACCAGGGCTGGAACCTGATATAAGCCAAGCTCAAAGTGAAGATATTGATATAACTTCTGATGAAAGCGTTGACAGTAGCGAGACGGACTTATCATCTGAAGAGCCAGAGCCAGAGCCAGAGCCAGAGCCAGAGCCAGAGCCAGAGCCAGAGCCAGAGCCAGAGCCAGAGCCAGAGCCAGAGCCAGAGCCAGAGCCAGAGCCAGAGCCAGAGCCAGAGCCAGAGCCAGAGCCAGAGCCAGAGCCAGAGCCAGAGCCAGAGCCAGAGCCAGAGCCAGAGCCAGAGCCAGAGCCAGAGCCAGAGCCAGAGCCAGAGCCAGAGCCAGAGCCAGAGCCAGAGCCAGAGCCAGAGCCAGAGCCAGAGCCAGAGCCAGAGCCAGAGCTCGATATGCCAAAGTCAGTGCCAAACGAGTTCGGTACACCACAAAATGAAGACTGGGATTTTGATGATACTGACCTTAGTGGTCTTGAGGAATTGTCAGATACGCCAGATTCAACAGATGATCTCGGCTTAAATGAATTGGACGATAACGACTTAGTCGCAGATCTCGACACTACAGAGTCAGAACCCTCCGTACCAGACGCAGCAGAACCTGAAGTTGCAGACGTTGAAGCTTCGGAGCCAGAAATTTCTGAGTCAGAAGATGCGGAATCAGTAGAAAGTGAAATCGCTGAAGAACTGGATGAACCGGACGCCATTGAACTTGACGATGCGGATTTAGGTGAGTTCGATGAATCTGCCGCATTGGATGCGATGGCAGATGAGCCAGCGCCACTGCCAGAAGATTTGGATGCTACCGAGCCAGTATTAGAAACCGCGGAACCTGAAGCTGCAGACGTTGAAACTTCAGAGCTGGAAATTGCTGAGTCAGAAGCGATTGAACCGGTAGCAAGTGAAATCGCTGAAGAGCTTGATGAACCTGACGCCATTGAGCTTGACGATGCGGATTTAGGTGAATTCGATGAGTCTGCTGCATTGGATGCGATGGCAGAAGAGCCAGCGCCACTGCCAGAAGATTTGGATGCTACCGAGCCAGTATTAGAAACCGCGGAGCCTGAAGGCGCAGACGTTGAAGCTTCAGAACCAGAAATTACTGAGCCAGAAGCGATTGAACCAGTAGAAAGTGAAATCGCTGAGGAGCTGGATGAGCCTGACGCCATTGAACTTGACGATGCGGATTTAGGTGAATTCGATGAATCAGCTGCATTGGATGCGATGGCAGATGAGCCAGAGCCACTGACAGAAGATCTGGATGCTACTGAGCCAGTATTAGAAACCGTGGAGCCTGAAGTTGCAGACGATGAAACTTCAGAGCCAGAAATTTCTGAGCCAGAAGCGGCTGAACCAGTAGAAAGCGAAGTTGCTGAAGAGCTAGAAGAGCCTGACGCAATTGAACTGGACGATGCGGATTTAGGTGAGTTCGATGAGTCTGCCGCATTGGATGCGATGGCAGATGAGCCAGAACCACTACCAGAAGATCTGGATGCTTCTGAGCCAGTATTAGAAACCGCGGAGCCTGAAGTTGCAGACGATGAAACTTCAGAGCCAGAAATTTCTGAGCCAGAAGCGGCTGAACCAGTAGAAAGCGAAGTTGCTGAAGAGCTAGAAGAGCCTGACGCCATTGAGCTTGACGATGCGGATTTAGGTGAGTTCGATGAGTCTGCCGCATTGGATGCGATGGCAGATGAGCCAGAAGCGATTGAACCAGTAGAAAGTGAAATCGCTGAAGAGCTGGATGAGCCTGACGCCATTGAACTTGACGATGCGGATTTAGGTGAGTTCGATGAATCAGCCGCATTGGACGCGATGACTGGTGAGCCAGCGCCACTGCCAGAAGATTTAGATGTTTCGGATATAGCTGGTGATACGGTAGACAGTGCTGATTCGATAGAGCTGGACGATGCGGATCTTGGGGAGTTTGACGAATCAGCGGCTATGGAAGCGTTGACGGACGAACCTCTCTCCATACAAGAAGCTCTTAATCCTGTTGACGATGATATTGCCGCCGAAATTGAAGCTGAAGAAGCCGCTCGTGTAGAAGAGGCTTCTGCTAGCGACCATGAGTTAGAAGAGCCTAATTCTCAAAATCAGCTGGATGTAAGTCCACCCACTGACACTTCGATTGAATTGGACGACTCAGAGTTTGAGGGTTTGGATGAATCCTCGGTTTCGGAAACACAGCCTGATGAAGCACGATCACTGCAAGAGGCTCTCAATCCTGTAGATGACGATATCGCTGCAGAAATTGATGCTGAAGAAGCAGCTCGAGTAGAAGACGTTTCTTTGACTGATGAAGAGTTAGGTGAGTTTGACGAGTCTGCAGCATTTGATGCGATGGAAGATGAGCTTGAGCCTCTTGATTCATTGGAGCCAGAACCTGTTTCCGAAGATTCGATTGAATTGGATGATTCTGATCTCGGTGAGTACGACGAAGCTGCTGCGCTGCAAGACGCATTTGACCTTTCTTCCTCCGAAGATAGCAGTACACCACTTGCTGATGAAGACCTAGCTCAATTTGATGAGTCAGCGACAATGGCTACGCTATTGAGTGAGCCAGAAGGTGATTTGGTTGAAAGGTTTGATCAGCCATTAGACAGTAAAGTGGTTGATAGTGCTGGCATGGATATCGACGCCATGCTGGATACAGGTGAAGACTGGAATGGTTTCAATCTCACGCCAGAACAGCAAGCTTCAATTTCAGAAGATGTTCCCGAAGAAGAAAAGGAAGTTTGGGGAACAGCTGAAGCGTTACAAGACCCTGAGGTTCGCGAAGAAGATTGGGAAAATCAACCAGATCTTTCTAGCGAAAAAGAAGCGGACCAGAAGTTCATGAGTGTAGATGAACTTATGGCACAGGTGGAGAAGGAAGAAGCCGAATCTGGTGACAAGCCAGATCCCGATGCTGAAGCTCTAGAGTTAAGTGTTGGGTTAGATGAATTCCCAGATGTGCTCGGTGAGGTAGAACCTTTTGATGTCGACGATAACAGTGAAGCCGCTGGCAAACTGGATTTAGCCAAGATTTATGTTGAAATGAACGATAATGAAGGTGCGATCAAGTTGCTCGAAGAAGCCATTGTTTATGGCGACGATGATGTACGACGAGAAGCCAAGTCCCTTATCGATAAATTGAATGAATAG